CCCTCGCCACAATTAACCACTCACTTCAAAATCAGGGTGAATGTCACAGGTCGGTGACATAACGCTCCCCCTTCGTTACCTGCCCGCCACCGACCGTTGTTTAGACTGGTCCCAGTCATAACAACAAAAAAAGGTATCGCATGGACACCTTCCAACCCGCCTTCAGCAGTTGGCTGAACGCGCCTGCCCATCAGCAATGGCTCGCCGCCGAAGGCCTGCGCCTGCTGGCATTTGCCAAGGCTTCAAAGCTTCCCGAAGGTTTCGGCAACATTGATGAAAAGGGGCGCCTGGCGGTCAACGCGCAAGCCGAAACCATGAACACCGCGCGCATGACCCACAGCTTCGCCATGGCCCACATCCAGGGTTTGCCGGGGTTCGCCGAGCTGGTGGATCACGGCATCAAAGCCCTCAGCGGGCCGCTGCGTGACGCCGAACACGGTGGCTGGTTCGCCACGCCCGAACACCGCGACGGCAATACCGGCAAAGCCGCTTACCTGCATGCCTTCGTGGCGTTGGCCGCGAGTTCTGCGGTGGTTGCCCAGCGTCCCGGTGCGCAAGCCTTGCTCGATGATGCGATCCACATCATCGACAGCCATTTCTGGAGCGAGGAGGAGGGCGCCATGCGTGAGTCCTTCAACCGCGACTTCAGTTGCGAGGAGGCCTATCGCGGCGCCAACAGCAACATGCACGCCACCGAAGCCTTTCTCGCCCTGGCCGATGTCACCGAGGACCACCGCTGGCTGATTCGCGCGCAGCGCATCGTCGAGCGTGTCATTCACGAACACGCCGCCGCCAACGATTACCTGGTGGTCGAACATTTCGACCGCGACTGGCAGCCGCTGCGTGACTACAACCACGACAACCCGGCCGACGGTTTCCGCCCTTACGGCACCACGCCGGGTCATGGTTTCGAATGGGCGCGGTTGTTACTGCACCTTGAAGCGGCGCGGGTGCAAGCCGGGATGCTCACGCCGGGCTGGCTGGTCACCGATGCGCAAAAACTCTTCGAGCATAATTGCCGTCACGGCTGGGACATCGATGGCGCGCCGGGCATTGTCTACACCCTCGACTGGGACAATCGCGCGGTGGTTCGTCATCGTTTGCACTGGACTCATTGCGAAGCCAGCGCCGCCGCCAGTGCGCTGCTAAAACGCACCGGTGATGAGCAATACGAGCGTTGGTACCGACTGTTCTGGGAATTCTGTGACAGTCATTTCATCGACCGCTGCGATGGCAGCTGGCATCACGAGCTCGATCCGCTGAACCGCCTGAGCGCCGATATCTGGGCCGGTAAACCTGACCTGTATCACGCCTGGCAAGCCGTATTGATCCCGCGCCTGCCATTGGCGCCGAGCATGGCCAGTGCGCTGGCGCAATTGTCCCAGAGCGCTCCTGTGTAACCATGTGGTGACATTCGCGCGTCCCTTCGTTACCTGCGAAGGGCTATCCCCTGTTTAAAATCCTATGCAGCGCAAGCACCAGACTTGCATGCATAACAACAAGAAAGGTACTACTAGATGAATGCGATTTCTCGCCTCGCTACTGTCATTTCTCTCGCTTCACTGCTTCCCGTTGCTGCATTCCCGCTCAGTGCCCTTGCCGCCGATTCCAAAGGTTCGGTGGAAGTCGTTCACTGGTGGACGTCTGGTGGTGAAAAAGCAGCTGTCGATGTGCTCAAGGCTCAAGTCGAAAAAGACGGCTTCACCTGGAAAGACGGTGCAGTCGCCGGCGGTGGCGGTGCCACGGCCATGACCGTACTCAAAAGCCGCGCCGTGGCCGGTAACCCGCCGGGCGTAGCACAGATCAAAGGCCCGGACATTCAGGAATGGGCGTCTACCGGTCTGCTCGATACCGACGTCTTGAAAGACGCTGCCAAAGCTGAGAAGTGGGACAGCCTGCTCGACAAGAAAGTCTCCGATACCGTGAAGTACGACGGTAACTATGTGGCCGTGCCGGTGAACATTCACCGCGTCAACTGGTTGTGGATCAATCCGGAAGTCTTCAAGAAAGCCGGCATCGAAAAAGCGCCAACCACCCTTCAGGAATTCTACGCGGCCGGTGACAAGCTCAAGGCTGCGGGCTTCATTGCGCTGGCCCACGGTGGCCAGCCTTGGCAAGACAGCACCGTGTTCGAAGCGGTGGTCCTGTCGGTCATGGGCGTCGATGGCTACAAGAAAGCCCTGGTCGATCTGGATAACGCGGCGCTGACCGGTCCTGACATGGTCAAGGCGCTGACCGAGCTGAAGAAAGTCGCGACCTACATGGACGCCGACGGCAAAGGCCAGGACTGGAACCTGGAGGCGGCCAAGGTCATCAACGGCAAGGCCGGCATGCAGATCATGGGTGACTGGGCCAAGAGCGAGTGGACAGCGGCCAAGAAAGTCGCCGGCAAGGATTACGAATGCGTAGCCTTCCCGGGCACCGACAAGGCCTTCACCTACAACATCGACTCGCTGGCCGTGTTCAAGCAGAAAGACAAGGGCACTGCTGCAGCTCAGCAGGACATTGCCAAGATCGTGCTGGGTGAGAACTTCCAGAAAGTCTTCAGCATCAACAAGGGTTCGATCCCGGTTCGAAACGACATGCTGAGTGACATGGGCAAGTACGGTTTCGACTCCTGCGCCCAGACGGCTGCCAAAGACTTCCTGGCGGACGCCAAGACCGGTGGCTTGCAGCCGAGCATGGCGCACAACATGGCGACCACGCTGGCGGTACAGGGTGCTTTCTTTGATGTCGTGACCAACTTCATCAACGATCCGAAAGCCGATCCTGCCACTGCCGCCAAGCAACTCGGCACTGCCATTAAAGCGGCCAAGTAATGCTTGGCCTGTAGGAGCCGGCTTGCTGGCGATAGCGATGTGTCATTCAACGCAGATGTCGACTGACACACCGCCTTCGCCAGCAAGCCGGCTCCTACAGGGGACCTGGCCGAATTCTCTCTCTCTTCGTACTGGATCTTCCCATGAGTTCTGTTGCTGTGTTCAGCAAGGCCTCGCCGTTCGATGCATTGCAGCGCTGGCTCCCCAAGCTGGTGCTGGCGCCGAGCATGTTCATTGTTCTGGTGGGGTTCTATGGCTATATCCTGTGGACCTTCGTCCTGTCGTTCACCACTTCGACCTTCCTGCCGACTTACAAATGGGCGGGTCTGGCGCAGTACCAGCGGCTGTTCGACAACGATCGCTGGTGGGTAGCGAGCAAGAACCTGGCGCTTTTCGGCGGCATGTTCATCGGTATCACCCTGGTGATCGGTGTGTTGCTGGCGGTGTTTCTTGATCAGCGCATTCGTCGCGAAGGTTTCATTCGCACCATTTACCTGTACCCGATGGCGCTTTCGATGATCGTCACCGGTACTGCCTGGAAATGGCTGCTCAACCCGGGCATGGGCCTGGACAAATTGCTGCGTGACTGGGGCTGGGAAGGCTTTCGCCTGGACTGGCTGATCGATCCGGATCGCGTTGTGTACTGCCTGGTGATCGCGGCGGTATGGCAAGCCTCGGGCTTTATCATGGCGATGTTCCTCGCCGGCCTGCGTGGCGTTGATCAATCGATCATCCGTGCCGCCCAGATCGATGGCGCGAGCATGCCGCGCATTTACCTGAAAGTGGTGTTGCCGAGCCTGCGCCCGGTGTTCTTCAGCGCAGTGATGATCCTGGCCCACATCGCTATCAAGAGTTTCGACCTGGTAGCGGCAATGACCGCCGGTGGCCCGGGTTATTCCTCCGATCTGCCTGCGATGTTCATGTATTCCTTCACCTTCAGTCGCGGCCAGATGGGCATGGGCTCGGCCAGTGCGATTCTGATGCTCGGTGCGATTCTCGCGATCATCGTGCCTTACCTGTACTCCGAGCTGAGGGCCAAACGTCATGACTAGTTTCGCTGCCAAACCTGCCATCAGCCTGAGTCGCATCGCGATCTATGGCGTGCTGCTCCTTGCGGTATTGCTGTACCTGATACCGCTGGTGGTCATGCTGTTGACCAGTTTCAAGACGCCGGAAGACATCAACTCCGGCAACCTGCTGAGCTGGCCGACCGTGGTC
The Pseudomonas sp. GR 6-02 genome window above contains:
- a CDS encoding D-mannose isomerase, translating into MDTFQPAFSSWLNAPAHQQWLAAEGLRLLAFAKASKLPEGFGNIDEKGRLAVNAQAETMNTARMTHSFAMAHIQGLPGFAELVDHGIKALSGPLRDAEHGGWFATPEHRDGNTGKAAYLHAFVALAASSAVVAQRPGAQALLDDAIHIIDSHFWSEEEGAMRESFNRDFSCEEAYRGANSNMHATEAFLALADVTEDHRWLIRAQRIVERVIHEHAAANDYLVVEHFDRDWQPLRDYNHDNPADGFRPYGTTPGHGFEWARLLLHLEAARVQAGMLTPGWLVTDAQKLFEHNCRHGWDIDGAPGIVYTLDWDNRAVVRHRLHWTHCEASAAASALLKRTGDEQYERWYRLFWEFCDSHFIDRCDGSWHHELDPLNRLSADIWAGKPDLYHAWQAVLIPRLPLAPSMASALAQLSQSAPV
- a CDS encoding ABC transporter substrate-binding protein translates to MNAISRLATVISLASLLPVAAFPLSALAADSKGSVEVVHWWTSGGEKAAVDVLKAQVEKDGFTWKDGAVAGGGGATAMTVLKSRAVAGNPPGVAQIKGPDIQEWASTGLLDTDVLKDAAKAEKWDSLLDKKVSDTVKYDGNYVAVPVNIHRVNWLWINPEVFKKAGIEKAPTTLQEFYAAGDKLKAAGFIALAHGGQPWQDSTVFEAVVLSVMGVDGYKKALVDLDNAALTGPDMVKALTELKKVATYMDADGKGQDWNLEAAKVINGKAGMQIMGDWAKSEWTAAKKVAGKDYECVAFPGTDKAFTYNIDSLAVFKQKDKGTAAAQQDIAKIVLGENFQKVFSINKGSIPVRNDMLSDMGKYGFDSCAQTAAKDFLADAKTGGLQPSMAHNMATTLAVQGAFFDVVTNFINDPKADPATAAKQLGTAIKAAK
- a CDS encoding carbohydrate ABC transporter permease: MSSVAVFSKASPFDALQRWLPKLVLAPSMFIVLVGFYGYILWTFVLSFTTSTFLPTYKWAGLAQYQRLFDNDRWWVASKNLALFGGMFIGITLVIGVLLAVFLDQRIRREGFIRTIYLYPMALSMIVTGTAWKWLLNPGMGLDKLLRDWGWEGFRLDWLIDPDRVVYCLVIAAVWQASGFIMAMFLAGLRGVDQSIIRAAQIDGASMPRIYLKVVLPSLRPVFFSAVMILAHIAIKSFDLVAAMTAGGPGYSSDLPAMFMYSFTFSRGQMGMGSASAILMLGAILAIIVPYLYSELRAKRHD